Proteins encoded by one window of Aphidius gifuensis isolate YNYX2018 linkage group LG2, ASM1490517v1, whole genome shotgun sequence:
- the LOC122848779 gene encoding activated Cdc42 kinase-like isoform X5 gives MYENWSIKMDTQGGISRNAGPGLYEFLMEAELQQYYAGIRGDLKVQTTAQLKYVTEDDLTTIGMSKPEMRRLKKYFQKHFPQNYLLKFKKMLLSKREGCDQIGGLSILAEEKQDKPPIKVPNKHMIPADAIIVNKELGTGEFGVVQQGVWTNDGERIQVAIKCLSRERMQNNPIEFLKEAAIMHAIDHEHIVRLYGVVLDTNSLMLVTELAPLRSLLECLKEPSLRASFPVLSLCDFSIQISDGMQYLEAKRLIHRDLAARNILVFSKNKVKISDFGLSRALGVGKDYYQTNFNVNLKLPIAWCAPECISYLKFTSASDVWAYGVTLWEMFSYGFQPWAALTGHQILEAIDEPNYQRLEQPDCCPNDYFLLMQQCWQHEPTKRPKFHELINLLPDLKPEQVQAVQDSSEIGQLSYRQSDIITVLDKGGNNILWKGVLTNGKTGLFNPAHTIAYLGSNLPSNKPGEFTRGDGKNVFSSSQRKKIRTDMISSPQGDLKHTGHVGLDGAYFGDISFLGGKYPHLPRQVVTPYKPHEDVTDNSSQIYSQDERNAEASSCTNKDSRNSHGFQDVSIDGLWSDTTSELSFTSTNHNKINKKNHQHDSIIMPNCASAIEALGADHEYHEISDEENQDSPLRFDKPLNFDFGPSLLDEMDQMFRSLGSSPQPPPPPPPPSSLSGHHSSAEHESSNARNELREIQAKQSNKKKQASVSPTNVKPISAADQKTLYSAIAMAQELTARSMSDLDHPPDSPRTPASPTRRRKFSFKLPHQHSPKPDRRHFSEEAASIPDIQATLSDEAKEVYNSLVETQMLETTTDTNPLRMLRSGVPIMRPRLRGNRYNSMSNTVTTNIDDNGNFCDSSLINDFNNIGSKTLPKLRSSPIHAPSHAPPAIPTTNGKILERYNSAIGIENNQNQNNIEENPIPLPPRDRSKTLQPKSSLTRHQRKHPLIIPGDGVTRTLAKMAVDNSDIEDQVDGSYSYNLPDTEVTTESKNFTVDSRTSEIASNSPDEFERRIDSELSALDSLSLENNRMHRCSMISEDLLEFSENLIDCDDKDSDDNTNECDDNVPDESCNANLIIKDEIKKSNNNEGMHKETIGPSQGSSLSLFKVNESVKRIDEKKHGRTSDLSRQSDHVSCEDLLEFACDGPNVRRTRGPHNGEQSDEVRIMMKVLHDQSSPESCVAALNATDWDVLAAIKLERLQGLLKKEDNFVALEDCQVMLSQCGGDVVKAAALLRNTEDTASV, from the exons aTGTACGAAAATTGGAGCATTAAAATgg ataccCAAGGAGGTATATCACGTAATGCTGGTCCAGGTCTTTATGAATTTCTCATGGAGGCTGAACTTCAACAGTATTATGCAGGAATTCGAG gtGACTTGAAGGTACAGACAACAgcacaattaaaatatgtaacaGAGGatgatttaacaacaattggaATGAGTAAACCAGAAATGcgtagattaaaaaaatattttcaaaaacattttccacaaaattatttattgaaatttaaaaaaatgttattatccAAAAGAGAGGGTTGTGATCAAATTGGTGGCTTGTCAATTCTAGCTGaagaaaaacaagataaacCACCAATAAAAGTACCAAATAAACATATGATACCAGCAGAtgcaataattgttaataaagaaCTTGGTACTGGTGAATTTGGTGTTGTACAACAGGGTGTATGGACAAATGATGGTGAACGTATACAAGTTgcaataaaatgtttatcacGTGAAAGAATGCAAAATAatccaattgaatttttaaaagaagcAGCAATAATGCATGCTATTGATCATGAACATATTGTACGTTTATATGGTGTTGTACTTGATACAAATTCATTGATGCTTGTTACTGAATTAGCACCATTACGTTCATTACTTGAATGTTTAAAAGAGCCAAGTTTACGTGCTAGTTTTCCAGTATTATCATTATgtgatttttcaatacaaaTATCTGATGGTATGCAATATTTAGAAGCTAAAAGATTAATACATCGTGATTTAGCTGCACGTAATATACttgtattttctaaaaataaagttaaaatatcTGATTTTGGTTTATCAAGAGCACTTGGTGTTGGTAAAgattattatcaaacaaattttaatgttaatttaaaattaccaatAGCATGGTGTGCACCAGAATGtatatcatatttaaaatttacatcagCAAGTGATGTATGGGCATATGGTGTTACATTATGGGAAATGTTTAGTTATGGTTTTCAACCATGGGCAGCTCTAACTGGACATCAAATATTAGAAGCAATTGATGAACCAAATTATCAACGTCTTGAACAACCAGATTGTTGtccaaatgattattttttattaatgcaaCAATGCTGGCAACATGAACCAACAAAAAGACCAAAATttcatgaattaataaatttattaccagaTTTAAAACCTGAACAAGTACAAGCTGTACAAGATAGTTCAGAAATTGGACAATTATCATATCGTCAAAGTGATATTATAACTGTATTAGATAAAGGaggtaataatatattatggaAAGGTGTATTAACAAATGGTAAAACTGGATTATTTAATCCAGCTCATACAATTGCTTATCTTGGTTCAAATTTACCAAGTAATAAACCTGGTGAATTTACACGTGGTGATggtaaaaatgtattttcatcatcacaaagaaaaaaaatacgtactGATATGATATCATCACCACAAGGTGATTTAAAACATACTGGTCATGTTGGTCTTGATGGAGCATATTTTGGTGATATTAGTTTTCTTGGTGGTAAATATCCACATTTACCAAGACAAGTTGTAACACCATATAAACCACATGAAGATGTTACTGATAATTCTAGTCAAATTTATAGTCAAGATGAACGTAATGCTGAGGCATCATCATGCACAAATAAAGACAGTAGAAATTCACATGGTTTTCAAGATGTTAGCATTGATGGTTTATGGTCAGATACAACATCTGAATTATCATTTACAAGTacaaatcataataaaattaataaaaaaaatcatcaacatgaTTCAATTATAATGCCAAATTGTGCTAGTGCCATTGAAGCACTTGGTGCTGATCATGAATATCATGAAATTAGTGATGAAGAAAATCAAGATAGTCCATTGAGATTTGATAAaccattaaattttgattttggaCCAAGTTTATTGGATGAAATGGATCAAATGTTTCGTTCACTTG gttCTTCACCACaaccacctccaccaccaccaccaccatcttCATTGTCTGGTCATCATTCATCAGCTGAACATGAATCAAGTAATGCTAGAAATGAACTTCGTGAAATTCAAGCTAAGCagagtaacaaaaaaaaacaagccaGCGTGAGTCCCACAAAT GTGAAACCAATCTCAGCTGCCGATCAGAAAACTCTTTATTCGGCAATTGCGATGGCACAGGAATTGACCGCACGTTCAATGTCGGATCTTGACCATCCACCAGATTCACCACGAACACCTGCAAGTCCAACAAGACGcagaaaattttcatttaaattgcCACATCAACACAGTCCTAAACCCGACAGACGACACTTTTCTGAGGAAGCTGCTAGTATACCTGACATACAG GCAACACTCTCTGATGAAGCAAAGGAAGTTTACAATAGCCTGGTTGAGACACAAATGCTGGAAACAACAACAGACACAAATCCATTGAGAATGTTAAGATCCGGTGTTCCAATAATGCGTCCACGTTTACGTGGTAATCGTTATAATAGTATGTCAAATACAGTAACaacaaatattgatgataatggtaATTTTTGTGATTCATCATtgattaatgattttaataatattggaTCAAAAACATTACCAAAATTACGTTCATCACCAATACATGCACCATCACATGCACCACCAGCAATACCAACAACAAATGGAAAAATACTTGAACGTTATAATTCAGCAAttggaattgaaaataatcaaaatcaaaataatattgaagaaaatccAATTCCATTACCACCAAGAGATCGTTCAAAAACATTACAACCAAAATCAAGTTTAACAAGACATCAACGTAAACATCCATTAATTATACCTGGTGATGGTGTTACAAGAACATTAGCTAAAATGGCTGTTGATAATTCAGATATTGAAGATCAAGTTGATGGTTcatattcatataatttaccTGACACAGAAGTAACAACAGAATCGAAAAATTTTACTGTTGACTCAAGGACATCTGAAATTGCATCAAAtag TCCTGATGAATTTGAAAGACGAATTGATTCAGAACTATCTGCATTGGATTCTTTatcacttgaaaataatagaatgcATCGTTGCAGTATGATATCCGAGgatttattagaattttcagaaaatttaattgattgtgATGATAAAGATTCAGATGACAATACAAATGAGTGTGATGATAATGTACCAGATGAATCATGTAatgcaaatttaataataaaagatgaaattaaaaaatcaaataacaatGAAGGCATGCATAAAGAAACAATTGGACCAAGTCAAGGTTCATCATTGTCGTTATTTAAAGTTAATGAAAGTGTTAAAcgtattgatgaaaaaaaacatggaCGTACTAGTGATTTATCAAGACAATCAGATCATGTTTCTTGTGAAGATTTATTAGAATTTGCTTGTGATGGACCAAATGTTAGACGAACTCGTGGTCCTCATAATGGTGAACAATCAGATGAAGTACGTATTATGATGAAAGTACTTCATGATCAATCAAGTCCTGAATCATGTGTTGCTGCTCTTAATGCTACTGACTGGGATGTTTTGGCGGCAATTAAACTTGAACGTTTACAGggactattaaaaaaagaagataattTTGTTGCTCTTGAAGATTGTCAAGTCATGCTTAGCCAGTGTGGTGGTGATGTTGTTAAAGCTGCTGCTCTTCTTCGAAATACAGAGGATACTGCTTCAGTTTAA
- the LOC122848779 gene encoding activated Cdc42 kinase-like isoform X6, whose translation MYENWSIKMDTQGGISRNAGPGLYEFLMEAELQQYYAGIRGDLKVQTTAQLKYVTEDDLTTIGMSKPEMRRLKKYFQKHFPQNYLLKFKKMLLSKREGCDQIGGLSILAEEKQDKPPIKVPNKHMIPADAIIVNKELGTGEFGVVQQGVWTNDGERIQVAIKCLSRERMQNNPIEFLKEAAIMHAIDHEHIVRLYGVVLDTNSLMLVTELAPLRSLLECLKEPSLRASFPVLSLCDFSIQISDGMQYLEAKRLIHRDLAARNILVFSKNKVKISDFGLSRALGVGKDYYQTNFNVNLKLPIAWCAPECISYLKFTSASDVWAYGVTLWEMFSYGFQPWAALTGHQILEAIDEPNYQRLEQPDCCPNDYFLLMQQCWQHEPTKRPKFHELINLLPDLKPEQVQAVQDSSEIGQLSYRQSDIITVLDKGGNNILWKGVLTNGKTGLFNPAHTIAYLGSNLPSNKPGEFTRGDGKNVFSSSQRKKIRTDMISSPQGDLKHTGHVGLDGAYFGDISFLGGKYPHLPRQVVTPYKPHEDVTDNSSQIYSQDERNAEASSCTNKDSRNSHGFQDVSIDGLWSDTTSELSFTSTNHNKINKKNHQHDSIIMPNCASAIEALGADHEYHEISDEENQDSPLRFDKPLNFDFGPSLLDEMDQMFRSLGSSPQPPPPPPPPSSLSGHHSSAEHESSNARNELREIQAKQSNKKKQASVKPISAADQKTLYSAIAMAQELTARSMSDLDHPPDSPRTPASPTRRRKFSFKLPHQHSPKPDRRHFSEEAASIPDIQATLSDEAKEVYNSLVETQMLETTTDTNPLRMLRSGVPIMRPRLRGNRYNSMSNTVTTNIDDNGNFCDSSLINDFNNIGSKTLPKLRSSPIHAPSHAPPAIPTTNGKILERYNSAIGIENNQNQNNIEENPIPLPPRDRSKTLQPKSSLTRHQRKHPLIIPGDGVTRTLAKMAVDNSDIEDQVDGSYSYNLPDTEVTTESKNFTVDSRTSEIASNSPDEFERRIDSELSALDSLSLENNRMHRCSMISEDLLEFSENLIDCDDKDSDDNTNECDDNVPDESCNANLIIKDEIKKSNNNEGMHKETIGPSQGSSLSLFKVNESVKRIDEKKHGRTSDLSRQSDHVSCEDLLEFACDGPNVRRTRGPHNGEQSDEVRIMMKVLHDQSSPESCVAALNATDWDVLAAIKLERLQGLLKKEDNFVALEDCQVMLSQCGGDVVKAAALLRNTEDTASV comes from the exons aTGTACGAAAATTGGAGCATTAAAATgg ataccCAAGGAGGTATATCACGTAATGCTGGTCCAGGTCTTTATGAATTTCTCATGGAGGCTGAACTTCAACAGTATTATGCAGGAATTCGAG gtGACTTGAAGGTACAGACAACAgcacaattaaaatatgtaacaGAGGatgatttaacaacaattggaATGAGTAAACCAGAAATGcgtagattaaaaaaatattttcaaaaacattttccacaaaattatttattgaaatttaaaaaaatgttattatccAAAAGAGAGGGTTGTGATCAAATTGGTGGCTTGTCAATTCTAGCTGaagaaaaacaagataaacCACCAATAAAAGTACCAAATAAACATATGATACCAGCAGAtgcaataattgttaataaagaaCTTGGTACTGGTGAATTTGGTGTTGTACAACAGGGTGTATGGACAAATGATGGTGAACGTATACAAGTTgcaataaaatgtttatcacGTGAAAGAATGCAAAATAatccaattgaatttttaaaagaagcAGCAATAATGCATGCTATTGATCATGAACATATTGTACGTTTATATGGTGTTGTACTTGATACAAATTCATTGATGCTTGTTACTGAATTAGCACCATTACGTTCATTACTTGAATGTTTAAAAGAGCCAAGTTTACGTGCTAGTTTTCCAGTATTATCATTATgtgatttttcaatacaaaTATCTGATGGTATGCAATATTTAGAAGCTAAAAGATTAATACATCGTGATTTAGCTGCACGTAATATACttgtattttctaaaaataaagttaaaatatcTGATTTTGGTTTATCAAGAGCACTTGGTGTTGGTAAAgattattatcaaacaaattttaatgttaatttaaaattaccaatAGCATGGTGTGCACCAGAATGtatatcatatttaaaatttacatcagCAAGTGATGTATGGGCATATGGTGTTACATTATGGGAAATGTTTAGTTATGGTTTTCAACCATGGGCAGCTCTAACTGGACATCAAATATTAGAAGCAATTGATGAACCAAATTATCAACGTCTTGAACAACCAGATTGTTGtccaaatgattattttttattaatgcaaCAATGCTGGCAACATGAACCAACAAAAAGACCAAAATttcatgaattaataaatttattaccagaTTTAAAACCTGAACAAGTACAAGCTGTACAAGATAGTTCAGAAATTGGACAATTATCATATCGTCAAAGTGATATTATAACTGTATTAGATAAAGGaggtaataatatattatggaAAGGTGTATTAACAAATGGTAAAACTGGATTATTTAATCCAGCTCATACAATTGCTTATCTTGGTTCAAATTTACCAAGTAATAAACCTGGTGAATTTACACGTGGTGATggtaaaaatgtattttcatcatcacaaagaaaaaaaatacgtactGATATGATATCATCACCACAAGGTGATTTAAAACATACTGGTCATGTTGGTCTTGATGGAGCATATTTTGGTGATATTAGTTTTCTTGGTGGTAAATATCCACATTTACCAAGACAAGTTGTAACACCATATAAACCACATGAAGATGTTACTGATAATTCTAGTCAAATTTATAGTCAAGATGAACGTAATGCTGAGGCATCATCATGCACAAATAAAGACAGTAGAAATTCACATGGTTTTCAAGATGTTAGCATTGATGGTTTATGGTCAGATACAACATCTGAATTATCATTTACAAGTacaaatcataataaaattaataaaaaaaatcatcaacatgaTTCAATTATAATGCCAAATTGTGCTAGTGCCATTGAAGCACTTGGTGCTGATCATGAATATCATGAAATTAGTGATGAAGAAAATCAAGATAGTCCATTGAGATTTGATAAaccattaaattttgattttggaCCAAGTTTATTGGATGAAATGGATCAAATGTTTCGTTCACTTG gttCTTCACCACaaccacctccaccaccaccaccaccatcttCATTGTCTGGTCATCATTCATCAGCTGAACATGAATCAAGTAATGCTAGAAATGAACTTCGTGAAATTCAAGCTAAGCagagtaacaaaaaaaaacaagccaGC GTGAAACCAATCTCAGCTGCCGATCAGAAAACTCTTTATTCGGCAATTGCGATGGCACAGGAATTGACCGCACGTTCAATGTCGGATCTTGACCATCCACCAGATTCACCACGAACACCTGCAAGTCCAACAAGACGcagaaaattttcatttaaattgcCACATCAACACAGTCCTAAACCCGACAGACGACACTTTTCTGAGGAAGCTGCTAGTATACCTGACATACAG GCAACACTCTCTGATGAAGCAAAGGAAGTTTACAATAGCCTGGTTGAGACACAAATGCTGGAAACAACAACAGACACAAATCCATTGAGAATGTTAAGATCCGGTGTTCCAATAATGCGTCCACGTTTACGTGGTAATCGTTATAATAGTATGTCAAATACAGTAACaacaaatattgatgataatggtaATTTTTGTGATTCATCATtgattaatgattttaataatattggaTCAAAAACATTACCAAAATTACGTTCATCACCAATACATGCACCATCACATGCACCACCAGCAATACCAACAACAAATGGAAAAATACTTGAACGTTATAATTCAGCAAttggaattgaaaataatcaaaatcaaaataatattgaagaaaatccAATTCCATTACCACCAAGAGATCGTTCAAAAACATTACAACCAAAATCAAGTTTAACAAGACATCAACGTAAACATCCATTAATTATACCTGGTGATGGTGTTACAAGAACATTAGCTAAAATGGCTGTTGATAATTCAGATATTGAAGATCAAGTTGATGGTTcatattcatataatttaccTGACACAGAAGTAACAACAGAATCGAAAAATTTTACTGTTGACTCAAGGACATCTGAAATTGCATCAAAtag TCCTGATGAATTTGAAAGACGAATTGATTCAGAACTATCTGCATTGGATTCTTTatcacttgaaaataatagaatgcATCGTTGCAGTATGATATCCGAGgatttattagaattttcagaaaatttaattgattgtgATGATAAAGATTCAGATGACAATACAAATGAGTGTGATGATAATGTACCAGATGAATCATGTAatgcaaatttaataataaaagatgaaattaaaaaatcaaataacaatGAAGGCATGCATAAAGAAACAATTGGACCAAGTCAAGGTTCATCATTGTCGTTATTTAAAGTTAATGAAAGTGTTAAAcgtattgatgaaaaaaaacatggaCGTACTAGTGATTTATCAAGACAATCAGATCATGTTTCTTGTGAAGATTTATTAGAATTTGCTTGTGATGGACCAAATGTTAGACGAACTCGTGGTCCTCATAATGGTGAACAATCAGATGAAGTACGTATTATGATGAAAGTACTTCATGATCAATCAAGTCCTGAATCATGTGTTGCTGCTCTTAATGCTACTGACTGGGATGTTTTGGCGGCAATTAAACTTGAACGTTTACAGggactattaaaaaaagaagataattTTGTTGCTCTTGAAGATTGTCAAGTCATGCTTAGCCAGTGTGGTGGTGATGTTGTTAAAGCTGCTGCTCTTCTTCGAAATACAGAGGATACTGCTTCAGTTTAA